ctttcattgttatctctcaacttagacaaccaattgagctcaaattttcacaggtttgttattttatgcatgttgagatacaccaagtgagaagactggtctttgacaattaccaatagtgtccagtgtctttaaaggaaatgtCATGATTCAAAACATTAAACACAACTGTTCTTAAAATGGAGGGTACACCATTGGAAATGACttaaaaaatgaatgaccatataaacttacttggtaagacgcactgcagctgttgatacaGTGTACGCTTTGAGAAATCAATTTccttcaaaggaatgtggttttatagagagggattcaaaaacatttcaatccgagaaacatttctgcatgaaacatttctcagactgTACACTACAACTACGGATTATTATTTCTTCGTGAACATTACCGCACCAGAATATATCAAAAACGCTTCCACCTAacacaagttagttttattgtacagaTTCTGAAATCTACATTTTCCTTAAGATGATTCTTCACAAATCAAGAGATTGAGGACTGATCCATAGCACAAAATGTCATTGCCAAGCAATTTTGCGCACTAGCTAGACAGAACTCTGTTgcaagagtgtgggttcgggccTTAGCAAGGTGACATTTgagtccttcagcaagacacttgacaatAATTACTTTGACATTCGGATGGAACATAAAGCCTATGTTCCCTGTAATGTTTAATTATGCACATAATATggaagaaccccccccccccaacacacacacacacacacaatcatAAAAAGTTCTCCATGGGGattgccccggtgtttctggcatggtcTTGCAGCAATATGTGCTACCTCATCTTGCATCCTCACCTTCTAACGCTTTCAAGGTGTTACATTATGGTTGCTACACCTCAAGAAATCATTCTTACCAACAAGCCCCTCCTAATTACAGTATGATAATttgaagctacatgtatgtaagaaAGCCTTTtatgacagacatggcgcattataaaggTTAAGTGCATTTTTATATCTGTTATTATACAACAATTTTGCAGTGCAAAACATTTCtattgaacatgttttgagcacactgaatgctaatttTGGTTAAtactcaaacaattaatggtcataaaaacttacttggtataagaAGCACTTCAGCTGTTTTAAGAAACATTCCCCTTCAAAGGAATCTGGTtttagagtgggattcaaaaacatttcaatctaagaaacatttctgcatgaAAAATTTCTAAGAATGTGTATGGAATTCACAGgttgttcttcctccatggacaTTAACCGCTCCAGAATATCTTATATACAAAAAACtacaaatgaaatttcaaagGTTTGCAGGCCTAATCTACatttataaagcattttaaaaacaaaccgaACAGtgtcaaaaaccaaaggtaaaggCCTAgtgtgcctttaaataatagcAAGACAGGAGCTTTGAGTTGTAACtgatatattttgaaaaaaatcgttaatggcttgacgtttcgacccaagcaGGCTAAATGAccccaaaaaaaatttttttgtgggggggggggggcaatttatacatgtaactAGGTCCTTTTGGTCGTTAAAggtaaggtacacgtttggtaatcactcaaaacaaatattaacttaaaaactgacttggtaacgagcatttgagagctgttggtagtataaaacattgtgggaaacaactccctctgaagtcacgtagtgtttgagaaagaggtaatttctcactaaaataagaaaagacttctagctagaagtcttttattcttatctgaaagcacacaaattcgtccaacaaggatgttttttctttcatcattttctcgcaacttcgatgaccaattgagccaaaattttcacaggcttgctattttatggttatgatgggatacaccaggtgagaagactggtctttgacaattaccaaacgtgtaccttccctttaaacagtttgcaacagccacatgttattctattttctctgaTATATTTTGCGTAAGGAAATAAGGAACAGTATTCTCTGTACACTATTGATGTTCATTCCTACAGAAACCAACAGTGCTTTCACAAACCATCCATGTGCCATCCATCAGACCACCTAAAGGTCCTAAGAATAGTGCACATATACTTCCGTAACTCTGCTTCTTACTTTAACTCCAGGCAAACGACACCATCCCTGAGCAAAGGATAATATTTCACTCAGCTTAAACGCCGGTTCATATCGAAAGGAATGAAGGGGAAAGTTTTTTCTGCAGACATATCACCGGGCATGACATTTGTAGCAAGCATGATCATGAAGCGGGGTGCGTGGGCCCTGGAATGTTTACGCagagaagaatttttttcaatttcacttTTGGGAGGTGAAATTATTGGCAGACTGAAACTTGGTGTAGagtaaaatgcaaaaatttcTTTTGctttatttacaattaattaaacattCACAGAATGAAGCTATTTTTGAAGCTACTTGGTGTAGAGTAAAATTCCAAaaatttcttttcctttttttacaaTTAGTTAAACATTCACAGAATGAagctattttttttgtttaacagctACATAATATTAAAGGTCAAAGACAATACTAGACAAATTCCaaacttgacaaaacaaaaaaatcctaATAACCAGTCCAGGTAGGGATTATCAACAGAAAACTGTAAATTTCCTTTCTGTGTTAAAATTGGCTTCTTTTCCCAAACAGAACACATCTTTAAATCTTCTCATCTGTTGTCATGGATACgagaagaaaaggaaaaaacctGTTACAACTGCACAGAGCCAAGTCGTAAACAACCTCCTTGAAAGGTCTAAGGCATGCCCATTTGGGGATGGACCAATTGGGAATGATCAGAGATAAAAACTCTAAGTACAGTGGGAATTGAACACACGCATCCGGCCATCATATCACAAACATCGTTTTCACTCCAATTTTTGTGTGCTGATTTTGAGGAAGAAATTTAAATCTCTTAGCTGTGAAATTACAAAGATTACAAAGCACACTTGGAAAGGGTACCAGCTAAAATAGAATGTAATGCACAGTAATTTTTGCTTCTTGACAAGTGCAGCTACAGTAAGAATACAAACAAGTTGGCTTAGGAGACAtgaagttaccagccaaaaatggCTTCAAGTGCACAGGCTGCCCCAACTATATTTAAACTTGAAAATTTTATTTGACAgttcttcaatttttttcttaaaaaaaaagattttagaCTTAGTTACAAGTTTGAAATCAAACAGCACGTGTGATTTTTGCAAAACCACAACTTGCACGGTGAGCTTTATTTTATATCAATTTACCGTAAAGAATAACTTATTTTTGCCATTTTTGCCATTTCCAATCTAAACTTTcttcagttgaaaaaaaaaaactcaggaGAAAATAATCTTGAAAATTGGGGGctttatttacacaaaataagTCTATTCTAAAAAGTCCCATAATGGctgctattttgtttttcaaaacaaacaagaacagGTCTTCTTTTATTTGTCCCAAATCAACCAATACAATCAAAGATAATCACATTTTCCTTACTTCACAGATGAACAAATATCTATAAATATACAACAGACTCTAGAGATGTGAGAATTCAACatgccagtaaaaaaaaaaagggcctcTTGCCGTATCCATAAAAACCATCCAATCACAGATGCAAGGGTCTTGGGACCAGCTAATGGACTGACAGCGGTACTACACCCGAACCAAGTCTCCACACCCTAGAGgctaaaaacacattaaaatctTCTCCATTTCAGGCTTCTGCTTCTTTTTTTGCCTTGCTTCATTTTGTGGGTTTGGCGATGCAGGGCTTTCAGAAAAAAGGCCAATAACATTGAATAGTAAACTGCAGCACTATATTATCAGACTACAGCTACGTACAGACTGCCTCTGGCACTTCCGAGATCTTCAACTAATTTCACTGAAATGTAGAGGGGTTGTTACTAtattaaagaaaatacaaaccACAATGAAAAATTGACATAGGGTTTCCCTACCTTAGTACTTTATGGGCGCAATGGAAGCAATTTATGTCGCCTTGCCTCTGGtcatttccttggtgccctttgtaCATCCAGTAATATTTATTTCCCTCAAAAGGGTTGCCCTTTACTCAGGAAAAACTGCCTGGGATCTAGGGACTATTATGATTGAATTTCTGGCCGGCATTAAAAATGGCAGGTGTCACATCAacatctttttctttttcccctaACTGCGCGGTCTAGAtaattcaacaaaccttctaaaTTTTCTTCAATTTTATCAACATAAAGTTTTCATAATCATAATTCCTAGATAGAACCAAAACAAACGAGAAATTTGCAGGAAAAAATTTCAAAAGGAACTTGTGAACCCTTCAGCTTCCATGACActgattgaaaaagaaaaaccccaAATCGCAGATCAAAAATACGTGAACAAACAACTTCTGGAATCAATTTACAGCTTGCAGTGTGTTAATATAAACATCTCTTTTTATACAAAATCAGTTCTTGTTCTTTCCAAGAGATGACAGCTCTTCCCCAGGGCTTGTTGTGACAGACAATACATTATCCTGAAAAAAATTGATATCGGCCGGGAATCCTGGATCTCCCTTTGGTCTAGAGGATTACAATTTCCAGAGTGTTCTGTTTCAGACAGATTTGAAAAACTAGAAGGGTTTGGGAAAACTTTTAGATCCTTTGAAGGCAACTTATTTAAAGAGTTGAGGAAAGAGGAGCTAAGCCAAATAATTTCCTTAAATCATGACAAATTCCTGGCAGATATCACAAACTTgtctacaataaaaaaaatcccggATCAATTCTCGTACAATTCTAATTTAAAGgatcacgttgccttggatcggtcgagttggtctttgaaaagcgtttgtaaccgtttgtaacaaaatgcatatgggtagaaagatgttgtaaaagtagaatacaatgatccacacaaacatgcctcgaaattgcacggttttcctttagcctcgtcgacaaacacggtcggccattcatgggagtcaattttttgactcccataaatggccgatgggagtcaattttttgactcccataaatggctaaccgtgttagtttgcacagtaaaaggaaaaccgcgcaatttcgaggcaaatttgtgtggatcattgtattctacttttaaaacttcattccaaccatatgcattttatgaaaaatggttacaaacgctttttatagaccaactcgttcgatccaaggcaatgtgttcctttaattcctTCTGGTTACACATCGTATGATTAACATTTACTCCCAAACCCATTACATTTAATCCAATGAAATCCACAGAGCTGCTTACATCAGCTTACCAATAACCTCTTTATAGTTTCATGCAAGATCAACTGACTTACCTTTTCTTCGACGACAGACTTATCGGGGGCTTTCTTCCCCAGCCCAAGTGCCTTCCGAATTCTAAACAAAGACATCTTCCTTTGGGAGTGGAAGTAACGACAATGTGCACAGGTGAACCTGTCAGAAACTCttcaaatatttgttgtcaTAATGCGGTTGTGGTGTCAATGCTGACATTTCAGTTGAGTACCTTTGGACCTGACATGTTTCAAGTTTCGGTGGCAGCATGTCGGATCGCACAGGGATCAACTTAAACTCTCCAAGTCGAAGACGATAAGTCTGACTTATTAGACTCCAACAACAAGAGTAATCCGTAGTTTACAAGTCGCTCAACGGGACTGGACAAATTTAAGTGAACTTGTTTATATCAAAAACCAGAATTCATTAATAAAATGTGGATTGGTAGGCCTAAGTCTTCAACAAAGAATGATGGGCAACACGCTTCAATGTGGCTTTCTGTTCACAAACAGAGATTTCACTTGTATCAATGGCTGCACACTCAACCATTATGCAGGTGCCATCTTTCCCAGGTACATGAACCTGTACAAAAATAGCAGAATTGACTTCCTGGAATTTTGTCCAAAAATAAACCAAGATTTAAATCACTTTCCACAGGACGATTAAAAATCTGCAAAAGATTGTAGATTAGATATTGTAGCTTTTTTACACTTGTTCAATATTtgaggttcaaatcccacttcaGACAAACCCTGTTTCACACATTCCCTTCAAAATTCCTGTTAATTTAAGCAAGGTCAATTTCCACGTCACTGCGGAAACTTTATCACTGAAAATTATCAGTAGGATGTAGATCCAAGTTTCTCAATGGTAAAACCTTCGGCTTTTCCTGTTCAACCTTGCTCAACAAAACTAAAGccgaaataaaaaaatgtgtcaagACCTTGACATTGCGATAGGAATCAAGCAAACACAAGACTGCATTAGAGAAGTCAAAAATAACACCTGTTCTTCAGGGGGGTCCTTGATTCAGAATTCCTTCAGTATTTTTCCTCGACACCATGCGATAACTTGAAAGTGTTGTTCACAAAGTGTGGCTGCCTCGTATAATCCACAAACAACcacatttaaaaaatcacaaatgcCACAGTGCACAAAGTCATCGTGCAAAGAATCGTTCTTCCGCCATGTCAGGATGTTCCTTTTGAGGGCAGCTGGCAGAACAACAGACTCTTGCCTGTTCTCCGTTAAATATATCCAAGAAACTGGGGCCGTTTGCCTCGACGAAAAGACTTCCACATGATCAAGTGATCCAAGTTCAAGTCACTAAGAAAACATATAAATATCCGAGGACCTCCGGCCCACCAATGACTCTAACAAGAGTGGTCGACCAGTACACCTTGTTGTAGGGCCTCATGTCACACTAAACACACCAGTCTCCGCTCCAGACTATTAGctggaaaaaaaccccactgtaatgaataaattaaataatacaCCAAACTTCCTGCTGTATATCCCCTGGGGTTCGtacagtcatttttttttttatgactaaACCCGATAAGAAACCAAAGACAAAAAGAAAGTGACAATAACATCAACACCACCATATTGACCTCTTCTGTCAAGTTCAAATGTAAAAGAGGAGGAAACAAAACAAGGGAAGGTGAACACATTAAAGGAAGAGATTGTCAAATAATGTGGCAAATGTTTATGGCATGTTTCAGGCCTCGACCTACAACCCATGGCAACCACAGCGattgttgtggtgccctgtgcttttgctgttgtgccctttgcaatgtttttaaacaaaaattcacagtTTCGTCATAGAAGTGACCCTTACTGGAGGAAAATTTCTGTTCCACCTGATGTTTAATATAAAAGTAATTCACAGGTTTTGGCGAGTATATGTAtcaagtaagcttgggcgatatcacgatattatcgaatatcacgatattaatttggatacgatttcgatatcggatggatttggttttaatcgaaatattgatatatcgcgatatatcgcaatatatcgcgataatcgcgacaTATCGATATATCAATTAAATATCGCgctgtatttgctagctgagacatcttgcaccccataggtttggagtaaaaccagaagaaaaggtcattaaaacatctctcttatgctaggactgtctcttctacaactttcacttggagttttatgactgatgatgtcaaatttcattaatcgcgattatatcgaatatcgcgaaatattgtcggcgatatatcgtgaataaaataaatcgatatcgcccaagcttagtatcAAGGCCTACATACGTACATTATATCTACAAATTTGAGTGTctaaaaatgtttcaaatttatttttaaaccaagAGGTACTGACCATGATGAGCTTTTGTACTGCTTTCCCAagttgtttgataacaaatccACATGCACACTGCATGAACTTCTTgcttaggattcgaacccacaacatttgaCATTCTAGAGCAGCATGTCTTATGTACCACTAGACCATCAAGATTACCCGGCAGTATGAGAAACCTTACATTTTAGCAGTGGGAAtcaagatgttaaatttgcatttgggataaagaatattatttgataACACACACTGTGCGTTACACTGTAAACTGTTACACTGTAGTACTTTCCAGAGCCCTGTGAAAGCAAATCCACAGGCCTAGTACGCTCTAGTGATTACACACTTTGGTGCATGGCTAAAAATCAAtgctttatccctgatgcaaacttaacatctattaaattgttgtggTACCCTGGCACTGCTCCTACATAGGCTTTCAAACTGCCTGTACAGTAGCTAATATGCAAGCTCtgtggtaagacatctgggcccaatttcatagagctgcttagcatcaAAATTTGctcaagcatgaaatttcttccttgataaaaacaggagtaccagtaacaagcaatatgcaacaaatggaaatttggttggtaatcctgtttttatcaaggatgaaatttcatgctaagcaattttttgtgcttagcagctctatgaaattgggccctggtctacaTGTAGAATGGCATTGAAGGTTATAGGTTCGAGTCCACCctattactacatgtatacactatgcctgtggatttgtaATCAAAGTACAGAGTATGCAGAGCTTTACAGTCGGTGCATGgataaaaacaatattcaatGACATTCTGCTATAATAACTGATTCATGGTGCGCGGTGTTAAGGTGGGTTTACATCTCGCACCTGCACCTTCCGCGCTAGCGCCCTCGTTGACTAGTTGcgcattgttattttattaaataaaagtaataactTAAAATGAATTTTAATAGTAGCGTAATAATGGCATTCCATTTGTAAAATATAATAACTTCAGAATAACCTGACAGAAAGaaaacatgtacactgtatgtcaTGACAGTTGATTGTCTGGCACCATCCAGGATACGTAAATTAATACAGTACCAGTAAACTTTTTACTGTTGGATCGTACAACTGACTCTACGCTGTTCAGTCAATAAAGAAAACCCAAGACAGAATGAGTCCCCACACATATATCAGAATATGTAGCATGTCAACCCAATGCACAAACATTTCAAGCTGATACACTTTtcagcacatacatgtagggatctcacggtgatatgcgctttataagaatggttttattaaattattatattattataatttttttcccatattaaaatgatgagaatttaaaagaaaataatttaagtGTAAATTTTAATGACTTATAatattaaaatcattaaaaatttcAAGGCTAACTCTTAAAAATGCTGGACGACAGATTGCACAGTTAGCGCACTCACTAAAAAATGGTTATTATTAAGATTATTCACAAGTAACGAAGTACATGTACCggtaagtttacattttgtattgtaaaaacattgacCTCATCTCAAGTCAATCTAATGCTCTACTGATGCAAAACATGaaattgaaaacattatttgtgtgttttatgaTGCAGTAAGTAAACAGTGCCCCACAAAAAGAATATTTAGGTCTACGTATTGGCATGAAGCAATGCACAGTCATTGTCTAGAAGCACtacataaaatataatttcaaCGTAGACTAACTGCGTGTTAGTGAAAAAGCAAAAACCACAGCCTTGTGAGTAATTTGCTCTATTGATTACCGTGTGCTTGATGATGTACAGGAATTTGCACTCCGCTGAAGGCGCTGGGAGTGTATAGTGTAGACAGGTGTTCCAGTCAATGTATACATTAATTTCTATACAGATTTGGCCGATAGATTTAATCTGTTGTAAGAACagtcaaaagtttttttttcttttatgtgTGTGTCTCTTTCGCCCTGCAGCCTTTGAAATTGTCCACTTCGAGAAGTTATTGAAATTGATTTAAGGCAGGGCCTTGATTTAACCCGCAcgcccacagcaattgctgttaATGCCatgtgcttttgccgtggtgccctttggaACGTCCCAATACAAATGTTCATTATCTGCATaaaagtgccccttaccagaggaaaattgctttgccccttcaagagaGAAGTTCAAGACCTGTAAAGGTTTACATCTAGTGTGGCTGTCCATGTTGCCGTCAATTCTAACCTTTGACCTCCAGCCTGCTTGTTGCTAAAAACCATTGAAGAAAAGGCTGTCTGAACAATCCCCTGAAGGTCTTTTATACAGGCCTACTACTCCATGGAGGCAATGGAGGTAATTGCCTCCACGCACAGCTGGTCACTGCCTTAGTGCCTCTTGAAATGTTCAAGAACAACCCTCACACTACTGTTCCCACTACTAGGGAAAAGCTGCTTTGCACTTTAAAATTAATATACCAAAGTATCAGGCAACCTACCTGCTTAAAAGGCTTGTAAAAACtcataaaacaagttttttattttatgtaacatggtattttagcgGTATTACGTACCCTACTCTGGCAGACAGTAAGAATTTTCGCATACTTTTTGCCCTTTAAAACGGCTCTGTGAAACCGGGCCACGAAATCCCCAATGATCCCCCAAGATAAATGACACTACTCTAAAATATAATTTAGACAAATCTCAGATTGCAGAGTCTCAAAGTACAACTATTGAcctatttgtaaaaaatattacagTAAACAGATAAAAACACGTATACCCCAACGAGGAAAATTTATTTTAGTCTGATGGCCATCGAAGGACTTTGATCTTTGTTGTTTTCTAACAACACGTGTTAAATTCAGTGTCATACAGACATGTACTTCCTCCAAACTGGCTGGCACAGGATGCGTGGTACATACAAACACAATGTGTACTTATGCCTCTCATTGCACAACACGCAAACAATTCTTTTTGAAGCTGGTGAAGAACCTTAACACTGTGAAATTTCATGGGATTTTctttcataaaaatgcaacttgTTATGGAGAAACCttcttgtcttgctttatgaCCATTGTGATATAGCACCCCTAAATCAAATTGCCCACACTCTCCAGGGTCCTCCTTCTACACCCTCAGACCATTACAGGCCCAATACTTCAGAAAGGCAAAAGTGCCCTTAAGTTGCCCCTGGTCCTGCCTCGATGCCCATTGAATACAACAGCTAATTCCTAATAGGAGAAAACACTGTTGGCGCTTTCCCTTCCTAAAAATTAGCATCAGGCCTGATGAAGTTACCCTCCACTCCCTCCTCCCTACAATACAATGTTACCTACCCCTTCGCCAACAGCCCCCATCCCCTCCCCACTGTTCTTCCATCTATTGCCCCCTTATCAATTAAATGCTGCCCCTTAACTTTTCTGCGCCTtcaacacccagcagggtgtgtatacgtgcgcattacaagtcttattattattattattattaagcccCCTCCATATTATTTTCCCTTTACCCATTCAAGTCAGTCACCCTCACGACCCTGGTGTTAATTTGCGATTTCCTTGAGATGACAGTTCTGACGGGTTGTTGATCCTTAGATGAAGATTATTacctcaggcctgatacttcacacgcctccctgatcattgccttggtgcccttgaaatgactgacagtagaaatttacaatttcctcatgagGTGCCCTTGATCAACATGATAATcattggtgtccttgccctttcaaaaaagaagcatacagggctGGAAGTTTACCTTCATTAACTCTTTTTAAATTCTCACCTCAGATTGTCGTCTTCGTACAACGACGCTGTTCACCCGCAGTCTGGTCTCAGCCTCCTCTCTTTCGTCATACTCCTCCCTGGCACGGGTGACCGCCCTCATGAGCTGCGCTCGCTGGTCCTCATCGTTGATGCCATAATCATCCGCCAAGTCATCTTCCGTCACCGCCCGGAAGTTCCCCAGAGTGAACTCCCCAGGGAAATGCTTCAGCGCATCGGAGAGATTGTTCTCGTGGAGGAACACCCTGAATGCCAGATGACCTGACGAGCTCGTAGGGGCGTCCAAGGTCGACTTCTTCCTCCTTGACATTGCTATCTTGTCCAGGGCTGGTGGCTTTAAACTTTGGGGGTTCCCGTCGCCTCCTTCTGCCATTTCAAACTCGTTCTCTTCAACTCTGAATTTTAATCAGTCCAAGACTACATCCTGCAAaggaaaaacaattgaaaaaactGGATTAAACATCACACACCCAAAATACTTTTTCACAAAAACTGAATTTACTAAATATTGTAATATCTTACGAAACCTTTCTCCTTTCAACTTCATCcttttaatgaaaacaattacTTTAAGATGGCGGACATGAGCGACAAAACGACACTGACATTGGATCTAAGAGTAAGACTAATAAAAGTACCAAAAAGTGCAGTTGGAAGTTCGATCCTACATTTGATTAATGCTGCAGGTTGTTTCTGAAAAACTGTCACAGGCAAGTCAAACTCTGCTACACTTGTGGATAGTGTGTTTACACTGTCAGTATCAAATATCTATAACCCACTCACCCTGGGTACCCGTTAAAAGGGAGGCCTACGAGTAATGTTATGAAATTACCTATAACAACGAGCAGGTGTTGTTGTCAACTGTCTAGTCAGCCAACCCAATACACCAAGGCTTTACTCTTACTGAGGAACAATTTGTCAATATCCTCTCATTGGCAGCAagctggtcccaatttcattgagctggttcaaaaaagcagaaaatatagcAAACAGTTGTCTGCTattagcaaaaattagcaggataccagttgcaCTATGGTACATCTGACAAGGTATTTTGGTAGGTAATCTTATTATTCTGGTAGTGGTTagcatattttttgttgttatgtaACTCAATGAAATCTAGCCCCAGAAAAAGTGCCAATATGCTGGACtcccggataactttccgtatggtgtCACCAcattttcactaattttttcaaaaagggataGATCATTGATGCAAAT
The nucleotide sequence above comes from Asterias rubens chromosome 12, eAstRub1.3, whole genome shotgun sequence. Encoded proteins:
- the LOC117297736 gene encoding uncharacterized protein LOC117297736, with amino-acid sequence MAEGGDGNPQSLKPPALDKIAMSRRKKSTLDAPTSSSGHLAFRVFLHENNLSDALKHFPGEFTLGNFRAVTEDDLADDYGINDEDQRAQLMRAVTRAREEYDEREEAETRLRVNSVVVRRRQSEVRI